From one Rhopalosiphum padi isolate XX-2018 chromosome 2, ASM2088224v1, whole genome shotgun sequence genomic stretch:
- the LOC132921760 gene encoding uncharacterized protein LOC132921760 produces MQKEGKPRFLKHHSNSVRGVAFSPRDRYLFCSGAYDGKVNLYSSLRMELLMSYSITTMAVAKNVNAVRFTSDGSRILACTTSRRLSVVDVERGEQLLAYDNCAASGRDRTGLATDPTSPNIAVSVAVNGKGLTLLDLRMPLPLDYVYDLHSSTIRDIVFLESSWPWATSSGLLSTLVTAGSDGCCKVCTMDGRILHTFYSGRHLNTVCPTPEPYQGFLSNGFYSVIMSGGDKITSYVPNLGIQESFCENRDKPIWKVRYTSNGSFLYSVCEGGVVRKYRRYPDRHEYLGEVYTHKGDIQDLDISPYDEYLITASKDRTVGVLRLGAPSHGWTDYGELT; encoded by the exons ATGCAAAAGGAGGGCAAACCCAGGTTTTTAAAACACCATAGCAATAGTGTCCGAGGAGTAGCGTTTAGTCCTCGA GACCGTTACCTATTCTGCTCTGGTGCTTACGATGGTAAGGTCAATCTCTATTCCTCGTTGCGTATGGAATTACTTATGTCATATTCTATTACCACAATGGCTGttgcaaaaaatgtaaatgcagTTAGGTTCACATCTGATGGTTCTagg attttagcTTGTACAACATCTAGAAGGCTTTCAGTTGTTGATGTTGAACGAGGAGAACAACTATTAGCCTATGATAATTGTGCAGCAAGTGGGAGGGATAGAACTGGTCTAGCTACTGATCCTACATCACCTAACATTGCGGTTTCTGTAGCTGTAAATGGCAAAGGTCTTACGTTATTAGACTTACGAATGCCTTTACCTCTAGATTATGTATATGAT ctACATTCTAGTACTATTCGTGATATAGTTTTTCTAGAATCATCATGGCCCTGGGCAACTAGTAGCGGACTTCTCAGTACACTTGTCACTGCAGGTTCAGATGGTTGCTGTAAAGTGTGTACAATGGACGGCCGAATATTACACACATTTTATTCAGGACGTCATCTGAACACCGTTTGTCCAACACCAGAACCGTATCAAGGGTTTTTGTCTAATGGATTTTATA GTGTTATTATGAGTGGGGGCGATAAAATTACATCATATGTCCCTAATTTGGGTATTCAAGAGAGCTTTTGTGAAAATCGTGATAAACCAATATGGAAAGTCAGATACACATCAAATGGTAGTTTTCTATATTCTGTATGTGAAGGTGGCGTTGTTAGAAAATATCGAAGGTATCCAGATAGACATGAATATCTTGGAGAAGTGTATACTCATAAAGGAGATATACAAGACTTAGATATATCTCCATATGATGAAT aCCTTATTACAGCATCTAAAGATCGAACAGTGGGAGTTCTACGTCTAGGAGCTCCTAGTCATGGTTGGACAGACTATGGTGAACTAACGTGA
- the LOC132922964 gene encoding zinc finger protein 593, translated as MTGPQKKKKHHVGDTFYKRKYKTKHRARDIDEVDNDLKKENADRLLKQALDFDKPGEGQHYCIHCARYFLSDQVLQDHFRTKLHKKRIKELRLEPYTIEEAERAAGFGSYIAPKERVIVTQPINVEEYKEPEQVADICSLNIDLQ; from the exons ATGACCGGACCGCAGAAGAAGAAAAAACATCATGTAGGTGATACATTCTACAAACGGAAATACAAGACCAAACATAGAGCCAGAGACATTGACGAG GTTGATAATGACTTAAAGAAAGAAAATGCTGACCGTTTGTTGAAACAAGCCCTTGATTTTGATAAACCTGGTGAAGGACAACACTATTGTATACATTGCGC acGTTACTTTTTAAGTGATCAAGTCTTACAAGATCATTTTCGTACAAAATTGCACAAGAAACGAATTAAAGAACTTAGACTTGAGCCATATACAATTGAAGAGGCCGAAAGAGCAGCTGGTTTTGGCAGTTACATAGCTCCAAAAGAAAGAGTCATTGTTACACAACCAATTAATGTGGAAGAATACAAAGAACCTGAACAAGTTGCTGATATTTGTTCATTAAATATAGATttacaatga
- the LOC132922963 gene encoding serine--tRNA synthetase-like protein Slimp — translation MIKKLFSINSLLKVTKKYSTSKLYIPYNQTSDTYVVVEPYLDLENRLKNINILKDNITLRGLNINLDKICDKWSNFTNARDEIVCLNVEKQKIAEQFKKIKKDNSNEIQMLKESRTKVMTRLKSLRDDISTLEKEVVIPSLSIPNSLHPECPLSESKILFQHSGKIKIDNKDCINHLKIGSTLECLDYINPVIVYIKNEASLCEQAIMAYFNESLEKSDFIPFCNSDLIRSVIIEGCGADIDNADQTFILSEKNLHLTGGASLQSFCAFLTKMCVGGNKLPLKLYSTGRSYKPFIKNIGLFSAVQTNAVEVLIGSTDECKSKDQFDKMLTIYKRLYENIGLDYRIVYSPVSKLENWESLRAQVELYSVSCRTYVTVASLSLSGDFISKRLRIYWSGKDKNNFLHIVNGKMVDTNVLLGCLLEQNVNEFTVPDCIKNYMIV, via the coding sequence atgattaaaaaattgttttctattaaTTCCCTTTTAaaggtaactaaaaaatatagtacatcAAAACTGTATATACCGTATAATCAGACATCCGATACATATGTTGTCGTTGAACCATATTTGGATCTGGagaatcgtttaaaaaatataaatattttaaaagataatattacattaaggggtttaaatatcaatttagataaaatatgtgataaatGGTCAAATTTCACAAACGCACGAGACGAAATTGTCTGTTTAAATgtcgaaaaacaaaaaattgctgaacaatttaaaaaaattaaaaaggacAATAGTAATGAAATACAGATGCTTAAAGAAAGTAGAACAAAAGTAATGACAAGATTAAAGTCATTGAGAGATGATATTTCTACATTAGAAAAGGAAGTGGTTATTCCTAGTCTTAGTATACCCAACAGCTTACATCCTGAGTGCCCTTTATCTgaaagtaaaattttatttcaacattcaggaaaaattaaaattgataataaagactgtataaatcatttaaaaattggcTCAACCTTGGAATGTTTGGATTATATAAATCctgtaattgtttatattaagaaTGAAGCATCTCTCTGTGAACAAGCAATAATGGCTTATTTCAATGAGTCTTTAGAAAAGTCTGATTTTATACCTTTTTGTAATTCAGACCTTATTAGAAGTGTAATTATTGAAGGATGTGGTGCTGACATTGACAACGCTgatcaaacatttattttaagtgaaaaaaatctGCACTTGACGGGTGGTGCAAGTCTTCAATCTTTCTGCGCATTTCTTACCAAAATGTGTGTTGGAGGAAATAAACTGCCTCTGAAGTTGTATTCAACTGGTCGATCATATAaaccttttattaaaaacattggaCTTTTCTCTGCTGTGCAAACAAATGCTGTTGAAGTTTTAATTGGTTCAACTGATGAATGTAAATCCAAAGACCAATTTGACAAAATGTTGACCATTTACAAACGACTGTATGAAAATATTGGTTTAGACTATCGCATAGTTTACTCTCCAGTTTCCAAATTAGAAAACTGGGAGAGTTTAAGGGCTCAAGTAGAATTATACTCTGTTAGCTGTAGAACGTATGTAACTGTTGCTTCATTGTCTTTATCTGGGGACTTTATTAGCAAGCGCTTGAGAATTTATTGGTCTGGCAaagacaaaaacaattttttacacaTTGTTAACGGAAAAATGGTAGACACTAATGTACTGCTAGGATGTTTGTTAGAACAAAATGTAAATGAGTTTACCGTACCAgactgtataaaaaattatatgattgtataa
- the LOC132922960 gene encoding gametogenetin-binding protein 2-like isoform X1, with protein MLQTERMPDLVEVMRMGKDHRLKHRQLPLQVDENLTLVMDLSNEDLVQEVKQVPPIKVQSLDSFVKKYRMLNKRELQDVLKVSIKDILDIMSESIDCVGCRRSAEKLFGEMAKLGQNALFPLVVVNNNFISIRYEFYDEERCMYNLLQNTNGNRLSSIASSRRQSKKSKRCVYHSLESQRLVRPMASGWQDIWRHMTEPCRDEIVLIEASSLLSTLDNYLRKHRFCGDCRTKVMKAYALLIEEEDPSKEKGYIEELYAGIKRCVGDKHVHLDTDINYIGALISRAEPELMGNNISRRERHAKTIEIAQEEVLTCLGICVYERLHRIQLRIREEQYTCQVLAAAAIDGLARRFETAIEVKQGFTKLDQFYNEFSKKEKKTQKRKRLRKQKRSQKKENTAIMLVSRVSSPCCQKEVCSCVDEDEDLDEIDFCEDDIDFVDDVDDEDDVYDGVQSNEREDSDENCFYVYEEYKCTCELHKRLRKQLKLSGDRKKSVSTPIKPCSCVDCNSKGTRKSKKKKNSGEKEKRNKKKQTKSSRKNTKKIKNPPVQLQSEAEEEPISAYNMIVDDDDIEIEDMTDRHSADEHQSEGGDCKSSVINHDLPGSCSSCPSLCDHSQDYGYASAENNNHSNSTSSPDGSDVACSEGFCNHSGDLPSLKIKCYSNMGTLSCKSLPLQQLLIDELEKDAIVVDDTIIPSEEVEMYKVCAMLVNEKRLKLRETLKSGFANLKDPQSL; from the exons ATGTTGCAAACAGAGAGGATGCCCGACCTGGTGGAGGTGATGAGGATGGGCAAGGACCATCGGCTCAAGCACAGGCAGTTGCCTCTACAAGTCGATGAGAACTTGACT TTGGTGATGGATCTTAGCAACGAAGATTTAGTACAAGAAGTAAAACAAGTGCCACCAATAAAAGTTCAATCTTTGGACAGTTTTGTGAAAAAATATCGCATGCTAAATAAACGTGAACTTCAAGATGTATTAAAAGTTTCCATTAaagatatattagatataatgaGTGAAAGTATTGACTGTGTTGGATGTCGTAGAAG tGCTGAAAAATTATTTGGTGAAATGGCCAAACTTGGTCAAAATGCATTGTTTCCTCTTGTTGTAGTTAATAACAACTTTATATCTATAAGATATGAGTTTTATGATGAAGAAAGGTGCATGTATAATTTACTCCAGAATACCAATGG gaatCGCTTATCATCAATAGCATCTAGTCGAAGGCaatcaaaaaaaagtaaaagatgTGTTTACCATTCCCTTGAGTCCCAGAGACTTGTCCGACCAATGGCAAGTGGATGGCAAGATATATGGAGGCATATGACTGAACCTTGCAGAGATGAAATAGTGCTTATAGAAGCTAGTAGTTTATTAAGCACGCTGGATAATTATCTCAGAAAACatag ATTTTGTGGTGACTGTCGTACAAAAGTGATGAAAGCCTATGCATTACTTATTGAAGAAGAAGATCCGTCCAAAGAAAAAGGTTATATAGAAGAACTTTATGCCGGTATTAAAAGATGTGTTGGTGACAAACACGTCCATTTGGACacagatattaattatattggtgCATTGATTAGCCGTGCTGAACCAGAATTAATGGGAAA taaCATCAGTCGTAGGGAACGACATGCTAAAACTATCGAGATTGCTCAAGAAGAGGTTTTAACATGTCTGGGTATTTGTGTATATGAAAGATTACACAGAATACAATTAAGGATTAGAGAAGAACAATATACTTGCCAAGTTCTAGCAGCAGCAGCCATTGATGGTCTTGCCAGAAGATTTgaa actgCTATTGAAGTAAAACAAGGATTTACCAAGTTAGATCAGTTTTAcaatgaattttcaaaaaaagagaaaaagacACAAAAAAGAAAACGGCTTAGGAAGCAAAAAAGatcacaaaaaaaagaaaacacagCAATAATGTTGGTGTCAAGAGTATCATCACCCTGTTGTCAA aaagaAGTTTGTTCATGTGTTGATGAAGATGAAGATTTAGATGAAATTGATTTTTGTGAAGATGATATTGATTTTGTGGATGATGTTGATGACGAAGATGATGTTTATGACGGTGTACAATCGAAT gaaagaGAAGATTCTGATGAAAactgtttttatgtttatgaagaatataaatgtacatgtgAACTCCATAAAAGATTGAGAAAA caACTTAAACTGTCTGGCGACCGAAAAAAAAGTGTTTCGACTCCAATTAAGCCATGCAGCTGTGTTGACTGTAATTCTAAAGGGACAAGGaaatcaaaaaagaaaaaaaatagtggaGAGAAAGAGAAACGCAATAAAAAGAAACAAACAAAAAGCAgcagaaaaaatacaaaaaaaattaagaatccCCCAGTTCAATTACAAAGTGAAGCAGAAGAAGAACCAATAAGTgcttataatatgattgttgatgatgatgatattgaAATTGAAGATATGACTGACCGTCATTCTGCTGATGAGCATCAATCTGAAGGTGGTGACTGTAAGTCTAGTGTAATCAATCATGATCTACCTGGTAGTTGTAGTTCATGTCCATCGTTATGTGATCATTCTCAAGACTATGGTTATGCATCAGCTGAAAATAACAATCATAGTAATAGTACCAGCTCACCTGATGGTTCAGATGTGGCGTGCTCTGAAGGATTTTGTAACCACTCAG gagaTTTaccttcattaaaaataaaatgttattctaaCATGGGGACATTATCCTGTAAGTCATTGCCACTTCAACAGTTGTTAATAGATGAACtg gagaAAGATGCTATTGTCGTTGATGATACAATAATACCGTCAGAGGAAGTGGAGATGTACAAAGTCTGTGCAATGTTAGTGAATGAGAAACGTCTTAAACTTAGAGAAACACTTAAGAGTGGTTTCGCTAATTTAAAAGACCCTCAGTCCTTATGA
- the LOC132922960 gene encoding gametogenetin-binding protein 2-like isoform X2 — translation MLQTERMPDLVEVMRMGKDHRLKHRQLPLQVDENLTLVMDLSNEDLVQEVKQVPPIKVQSLDSFVKKYRMLNKRELQDVLKVSIKDILDIMSESIDCVGCRRSAEKLFGEMAKLGQNALFPLVVVNNNFISIRYEFYDEERCMYNLLQNTNGNRLSSIASSRRQSKKSKRCVYHSLESQRLVRPMASGWQDIWRHMTEPCRDEIVLIEASSLLSTLDNYLRKHRFCGDCRTKVMKAYALLIEEEDPSKEKGYIEELYAGIKRCVGDKHVHLDTDINYIGALISRAEPELMGNRRERHAKTIEIAQEEVLTCLGICVYERLHRIQLRIREEQYTCQVLAAAAIDGLARRFETAIEVKQGFTKLDQFYNEFSKKEKKTQKRKRLRKQKRSQKKENTAIMLVSRVSSPCCQKEVCSCVDEDEDLDEIDFCEDDIDFVDDVDDEDDVYDGVQSNEREDSDENCFYVYEEYKCTCELHKRLRKQLKLSGDRKKSVSTPIKPCSCVDCNSKGTRKSKKKKNSGEKEKRNKKKQTKSSRKNTKKIKNPPVQLQSEAEEEPISAYNMIVDDDDIEIEDMTDRHSADEHQSEGGDCKSSVINHDLPGSCSSCPSLCDHSQDYGYASAENNNHSNSTSSPDGSDVACSEGFCNHSGDLPSLKIKCYSNMGTLSCKSLPLQQLLIDELEKDAIVVDDTIIPSEEVEMYKVCAMLVNEKRLKLRETLKSGFANLKDPQSL, via the exons ATGTTGCAAACAGAGAGGATGCCCGACCTGGTGGAGGTGATGAGGATGGGCAAGGACCATCGGCTCAAGCACAGGCAGTTGCCTCTACAAGTCGATGAGAACTTGACT TTGGTGATGGATCTTAGCAACGAAGATTTAGTACAAGAAGTAAAACAAGTGCCACCAATAAAAGTTCAATCTTTGGACAGTTTTGTGAAAAAATATCGCATGCTAAATAAACGTGAACTTCAAGATGTATTAAAAGTTTCCATTAaagatatattagatataatgaGTGAAAGTATTGACTGTGTTGGATGTCGTAGAAG tGCTGAAAAATTATTTGGTGAAATGGCCAAACTTGGTCAAAATGCATTGTTTCCTCTTGTTGTAGTTAATAACAACTTTATATCTATAAGATATGAGTTTTATGATGAAGAAAGGTGCATGTATAATTTACTCCAGAATACCAATGG gaatCGCTTATCATCAATAGCATCTAGTCGAAGGCaatcaaaaaaaagtaaaagatgTGTTTACCATTCCCTTGAGTCCCAGAGACTTGTCCGACCAATGGCAAGTGGATGGCAAGATATATGGAGGCATATGACTGAACCTTGCAGAGATGAAATAGTGCTTATAGAAGCTAGTAGTTTATTAAGCACGCTGGATAATTATCTCAGAAAACatag ATTTTGTGGTGACTGTCGTACAAAAGTGATGAAAGCCTATGCATTACTTATTGAAGAAGAAGATCCGTCCAAAGAAAAAGGTTATATAGAAGAACTTTATGCCGGTATTAAAAGATGTGTTGGTGACAAACACGTCCATTTGGACacagatattaattatattggtgCATTGATTAGCCGTGCTGAACCAGAATTAATGGGAAA TCGTAGGGAACGACATGCTAAAACTATCGAGATTGCTCAAGAAGAGGTTTTAACATGTCTGGGTATTTGTGTATATGAAAGATTACACAGAATACAATTAAGGATTAGAGAAGAACAATATACTTGCCAAGTTCTAGCAGCAGCAGCCATTGATGGTCTTGCCAGAAGATTTgaa actgCTATTGAAGTAAAACAAGGATTTACCAAGTTAGATCAGTTTTAcaatgaattttcaaaaaaagagaaaaagacACAAAAAAGAAAACGGCTTAGGAAGCAAAAAAGatcacaaaaaaaagaaaacacagCAATAATGTTGGTGTCAAGAGTATCATCACCCTGTTGTCAA aaagaAGTTTGTTCATGTGTTGATGAAGATGAAGATTTAGATGAAATTGATTTTTGTGAAGATGATATTGATTTTGTGGATGATGTTGATGACGAAGATGATGTTTATGACGGTGTACAATCGAAT gaaagaGAAGATTCTGATGAAAactgtttttatgtttatgaagaatataaatgtacatgtgAACTCCATAAAAGATTGAGAAAA caACTTAAACTGTCTGGCGACCGAAAAAAAAGTGTTTCGACTCCAATTAAGCCATGCAGCTGTGTTGACTGTAATTCTAAAGGGACAAGGaaatcaaaaaagaaaaaaaatagtggaGAGAAAGAGAAACGCAATAAAAAGAAACAAACAAAAAGCAgcagaaaaaatacaaaaaaaattaagaatccCCCAGTTCAATTACAAAGTGAAGCAGAAGAAGAACCAATAAGTgcttataatatgattgttgatgatgatgatattgaAATTGAAGATATGACTGACCGTCATTCTGCTGATGAGCATCAATCTGAAGGTGGTGACTGTAAGTCTAGTGTAATCAATCATGATCTACCTGGTAGTTGTAGTTCATGTCCATCGTTATGTGATCATTCTCAAGACTATGGTTATGCATCAGCTGAAAATAACAATCATAGTAATAGTACCAGCTCACCTGATGGTTCAGATGTGGCGTGCTCTGAAGGATTTTGTAACCACTCAG gagaTTTaccttcattaaaaataaaatgttattctaaCATGGGGACATTATCCTGTAAGTCATTGCCACTTCAACAGTTGTTAATAGATGAACtg gagaAAGATGCTATTGTCGTTGATGATACAATAATACCGTCAGAGGAAGTGGAGATGTACAAAGTCTGTGCAATGTTAGTGAATGAGAAACGTCTTAAACTTAGAGAAACACTTAAGAGTGGTTTCGCTAATTTAAAAGACCCTCAGTCCTTATGA
- the LOC132922962 gene encoding copine-5-like isoform X1, whose protein sequence is MAVFKPGSSTEPTSEIELTLSCRNLLDCDVFSKSDPMCVVYMKTPETTKWIEICRTECINNSLNPNFVTKVHVLYRFEVQQLIKFEVYDVDSNLHDLKSQDFLGSCETTLGHIVSSVTLTLPLKGAKTNNKGQVIVKAEELPACHDEVTLHFNGKDLVRSDWISKFFSWFAKAYPFLELYKVGEDGQYQLVFRTEVVNWTNNPTWKPITLPVRSLCGTDFDRDIKVVCYHFKYNGNHSLIGEFHVTMNQLKKGPGPENDHKCVKPKSSKICGSIRLNHFELKKTFTFLDYIMNGTQINCTVAIDFTASNGDPKDHNSLHYLSNRPNQYEQALVAVGDIIQDYDSDKVFPALGFGARIPPHGEVSHEFFLNLQASDPYCAGIEGVINAYHHCIRSVQLFGPTNFSPVINHVAKFAQAYQDGSQYFILLIITDGVITDMFHTKQAIINASSLPMSIIIVGVGNADFDAMEELDADTVPLEVNGVRATRDITQFVSFKDFQSCDNPTLAKANLAREVLAEIPNQIVGYMKSKNIIPKNIKK, encoded by the exons ATGGCCGTGTTTAAGCCTGGTTCGTCCACCGAACCCACTTCTGAAATCGAACTGACACTGTCATGCAg aaatttattggACTGTGATGTGTTTTCAAAATCTGATCCAATGTGTGTTGTATACATGAAAACGCCAGAAACTACTAAATGGATTGAAATTTGTCGTActgaatgtattaataattctcTAAATCCTAATTTTgttacaaaa GTACATGTGTTATATCGTTTTGAAGTTCAGCAGTTGATAAAATTTGAAGTATATGATGTAGATTCAAACCTGCATGATTTGAAATCTCAAGATTTTTTGGGATCATGTGAAACTACTCTTGgacat attGTTTCTTCTGTAACACTTACTTTACCTCTAAAAGGAGCAAAAACGAATAACAAAGGTCAAGTGATCGTAAAGGCAGAAGAACTCCCAGCATGTCATGATGAAGTCACTttacattttaatggaaaagATTTAGTGCGAAGTGATTGGATTTCAAA atttttttctTGGTTTGCAAAAGCTTATccatttttagaattatataaaGTTGGCGAGGATGGACAATATCAATTAGTGTTTAGAACTGAAGTTGTTAATTGGACAAACAATCCTACTTGGAAACCAATAACTTTACCGGTTCGTTCTTTATGTGGTACTGATTTTGATAGAGATATTAAAGTAGTATGTTATCATTTCAAATACAATGGAAATCATTCGTTAATAG gAGAATTTCATGTTACAatgaatcaattaaaaaaaggcCCAGGTCCAGAAAATGATCATAAATGTGTCAAACCTAAGTCATCT AAAATTTGTGGAAGCATACGTCTGAATCATTTTGAGTTGAAGAAAACATTCACTTTCCTTGATTACATAATGAATGGTACACAGATAAATTGTACAGTTGCTATAGATTTCACAG CATCTAATGGAGATCCAAAAGATCACAATTCATTACATTATCTTAGTAATAGACCCAATCAATATGAACAAGCATTAGTAGCTGTGGGGGATATTATTCAAGACTATGATAGTGATAAAGTGTTTCCAGCTTTGGGTTTTGGTGCTCGCATTCCACCACACGGAGAAGTGTCTCATGAGTTTTTCTTGAATTTACAGGCCAGTGATCCATACTGTGCTGGAATtgaag gtgtGATCAATGCATACCATCATTGCATTAGGAGCGTTCAGTTATTTGGTCCAACAAATTTTAGTCCTGTAATCAACCATGTTGCAAAGTTTGCCCAGGCATATCAAGATGGATCACAGTATTTTATTCTGCTAATCATTACTGATGGTGTTATAACAGATATGTTCCATACTAAGCAG gcCATAATCAATGCATCGTCTTTGCCTATGTCAATTATCATAGTGGGGGTAGGTAATGCAGATTTTGATGCGATGGAGGAACTGGATGCTGATACAGTCCCATTAGAAGTCAATGGCGTACGTGCAACTAGAGACATTACACAATTTGTATCGTTTAAAGATTTCCAGTCATGTGATAATCCAACTTTAGCTAAAGCAAATTTAGCCCGAGAAGTGCTTGCTGAAATACCAAATCAGATTGTAGGCTACATGAAGTCTAAAAACATTATTccaaagaatataaaaaaataa
- the LOC132922962 gene encoding copine-8-like isoform X2, producing the protein MAVFKPGSSTEPTSEIELTLSCRNLLDCDVFSKSDPMCVVYMKTPETTKWIEICRTECINNSLNPNFVTKVHVLYRFEVQQLIKFEVYDVDSNLHDLKSQDFLGSCETTLGHIVSSVTLTLPLKGAKTNNKGQVIVKAEELPACHDEVTLHFNGKDLVRSDWISKFFSWFAKAYPFLELYKVGEDGQYQLVFRTEVVNWTNNPTWKPITLPVRSLCGTDFDRDIKVVCYHFKYNGNHSLIGEFHVTMNQLKKGPGPENDHKCVKPKSSKICGSIRLNHFELKKTFTFLDYIMNGTQINCTVAIDFTASNGDPKDHNSLHYLSNRPNQYEQALVAVGDIIQDYDSDKVFPALGFGARIPPHGEVSHEFFLNLQASDPYCAGIEGVINAYHHCIRSVQLFGPTNFSPVINHVAKFAQAYQDGSQYFILLIITDGVITDMFHTKQAIIKASTLPLSIIIVGVGNADFQSMEELDGDTVKLEVNGIYAARDIVQFVPFKNFQQIENPMNAKSYLAREVLAEIPAQLVGYMKSRNIVPESLH; encoded by the exons ATGGCCGTGTTTAAGCCTGGTTCGTCCACCGAACCCACTTCTGAAATCGAACTGACACTGTCATGCAg aaatttattggACTGTGATGTGTTTTCAAAATCTGATCCAATGTGTGTTGTATACATGAAAACGCCAGAAACTACTAAATGGATTGAAATTTGTCGTActgaatgtattaataattctcTAAATCCTAATTTTgttacaaaa GTACATGTGTTATATCGTTTTGAAGTTCAGCAGTTGATAAAATTTGAAGTATATGATGTAGATTCAAACCTGCATGATTTGAAATCTCAAGATTTTTTGGGATCATGTGAAACTACTCTTGgacat attGTTTCTTCTGTAACACTTACTTTACCTCTAAAAGGAGCAAAAACGAATAACAAAGGTCAAGTGATCGTAAAGGCAGAAGAACTCCCAGCATGTCATGATGAAGTCACTttacattttaatggaaaagATTTAGTGCGAAGTGATTGGATTTCAAA atttttttctTGGTTTGCAAAAGCTTATccatttttagaattatataaaGTTGGCGAGGATGGACAATATCAATTAGTGTTTAGAACTGAAGTTGTTAATTGGACAAACAATCCTACTTGGAAACCAATAACTTTACCGGTTCGTTCTTTATGTGGTACTGATTTTGATAGAGATATTAAAGTAGTATGTTATCATTTCAAATACAATGGAAATCATTCGTTAATAG gAGAATTTCATGTTACAatgaatcaattaaaaaaaggcCCAGGTCCAGAAAATGATCATAAATGTGTCAAACCTAAGTCATCT AAAATTTGTGGAAGCATACGTCTGAATCATTTTGAGTTGAAGAAAACATTCACTTTCCTTGATTACATAATGAATGGTACACAGATAAATTGTACAGTTGCTATAGATTTCACAG CATCTAATGGAGATCCAAAAGATCACAATTCATTACATTATCTTAGTAATAGACCCAATCAATATGAACAAGCATTAGTAGCTGTGGGGGATATTATTCAAGACTATGATAGTGATAAAGTGTTTCCAGCTTTGGGTTTTGGTGCTCGCATTCCACCACACGGAGAAGTGTCTCATGAGTTTTTCTTGAATTTACAGGCCAGTGATCCATACTGTGCTGGAATtgaag gtgtGATCAATGCATACCATCATTGCATTAGGAGCGTTCAGTTATTTGGTCCAACAAATTTTAGTCCTGTAATCAACCATGTTGCAAAGTTTGCCCAGGCATATCAAGATGGATCACAGTATTTTATTCTGCTAATCATTACTGATGGTGTTATAACAGATATGTTCCATACTAAGCAG GCCATAATCAAAGCATCCACACTGCCGCTGTCCATTATCATTGTAGGAGTGGGAAATGCTGATTTTCAATCAATGGAAGAATTGGATGGTGACACAGTTAAGCTTGAAGTCAATGGAATCTATGCGGCCAGAGATATAGTGCAGTTTGtgccatttaaaaattttcaacaaattgaAAATCCGATGAACGCTAAATCATACCTAGCCCGTGAAGTTTTAGCTGAAATACCAGCGCAACTTGTTGGATACATGAAAAGTCGTAATATTGTTCCTGAAAGTTTgcattaa